Within Microbulbifer pacificus, the genomic segment TTCTAATGGTAGCAATGACCAACAACCAAAACAACCAGCCATTATAAACGTTTATGTAGGTACAAAACAAATTGCTAGGGAAATTGTGGATGATGTAAGCCAATTGCAAGGTAGATCAAGCAATAGACAGGTTCGTAGACCTAAACTAGGAGGTGGTCGAGCATGATATTTAATGATGTCGAAAAAGACTATATAAGAGTCCGTAAAGAACTATTTAGACCACCTTCCCCACCGATTGCATTTGATTCTATTGAACAAAGAAAAGGCGGTTCTAGGGTTAAGAGCAAACGATTTACTAATATTGAACTTCCTGTTCCTATTAGAATATCAAGTAAAAAAAGAATTGAAGAATTGAAAGAGGAAATGTCTGATTGGCTAATTAAAGATGAAGCCAAAAAACTAGTTTTTAAAGACACTCCCAATAGGTATTATCTAGCATATTACGAAGGTATGGAGTTGGACGAGAAAACACCCTATTATGCAACGGGCTATATTTATTTTTATTTGCCAGATGGCCATAGATACGGAGAACAAAAAACAATCCAAGTCACTACTACTCCAACAACTCACACTATTACTGGACAAGACGAAACACCTTGGATAGTTGAAGTAGTGTTTACCAGCGCTACGGATAAATTTGAGCTACAGACAAATAAAGGATTGTATCTGTTACTAGGATATAACTTTATCGAAGGTGATAGGCTGACGATTAAATACGAAGGTCGTGAGGTATGGCTTAATGGTGAGGATTTACGACATGCGGT encodes:
- a CDS encoding distal tail protein Dit, with amino-acid sequence MIFNDVEKDYIRVRKELFRPPSPPIAFDSIEQRKGGSRVKSKRFTNIELPVPIRISSKKRIEELKEEMSDWLIKDEAKKLVFKDTPNRYYLAYYEGMELDEKTPYYATGYIYFYLPDGHRYGEQKTIQVTTTPTTHTITGQDETPWIVEVVFTSATDKFELQTNKGLYLLLGYNFIEGDRLTIKYEGREVWLNGEDLRHAVRMKSNYEMLEPGEIEISVSHECNLIYDERYY